A part of Timaviella obliquedivisa GSE-PSE-MK23-08B genomic DNA contains:
- a CDS encoding radical SAM protein, whose translation MKNLTLFTQQTTLPIHEQFFETIQGEGYWAGTPADFIRLAGCPVACPWCDTGYADGGKSTPRSDRTIAGLINELRSPHVVISGGEPFIHKELPMLVEAIAATGRQVQIETSGAFWQNIPNPTWVTLSPKQHLSPKYPVHSEMWQRANEIKIVISSGQEVDFYYKHLALRNACLQPEWNERDRTLPLTLDLLKQHPKFRLSLQTHKFIGVQ comes from the coding sequence ATGAAAAATTTGACTCTATTTACGCAGCAGACTACTCTGCCAATTCACGAGCAATTCTTTGAAACAATCCAGGGTGAGGGTTATTGGGCTGGCACTCCCGCTGATTTTATTCGGCTGGCAGGTTGCCCTGTTGCTTGCCCTTGGTGTGACACAGGTTATGCAGACGGCGGTAAAAGTACACCTCGAAGCGATCGCACCATCGCAGGATTAATCAACGAACTGCGATCGCCCCATGTTGTTATCTCTGGCGGGGAGCCGTTCATTCACAAAGAACTGCCGATGTTGGTAGAAGCGATCGCCGCGACTGGGCGACAAGTGCAGATTGAAACCTCTGGTGCTTTTTGGCAGAATATTCCAAATCCGACATGGGTGACGCTTTCTCCAAAGCAGCATTTATCTCCGAAGTATCCCGTTCATTCAGAGATGTGGCAGCGGGCTAATGAAATTAAGATTGTGATTTCATCCGGGCAAGAAGTTGATTTTTACTACAAGCACCTTGCGCTTCGGAATGCTTGTTTGCAACCTGAATGGAATGAGCGCGATCGCACTCTGCCACTTACTCTAGACCTGCTCAAACAGCATCCTAAGTTTAGATTAAGTCTGCAAACCCATAAGTTTATTGGGGTGCAGTAA
- a CDS encoding NblA/ycf18 family protein, which translates to MDTPVELSLEQKFSLRSFETQVERMSHEQAQDFLVKLYEQMMVRETMYKNFLKHEWGIGEPKINP; encoded by the coding sequence ATGGATACTCCCGTTGAATTGTCACTAGAACAGAAATTTAGTCTGCGATCGTTTGAGACTCAGGTAGAGCGAATGAGCCATGAACAGGCGCAGGATTTCCTGGTTAAGCTCTACGAGCAAATGATGGTCAGGGAAACTATGTACAAAAATTTTCTTAAACATGAATGGGGGATTGGAGAGCCTAAAATTAATCCCTAA